A genomic region of Arvicola amphibius chromosome X, mArvAmp1.2, whole genome shotgun sequence contains the following coding sequences:
- the LOC119805043 gene encoding 60S ribosomal protein L15-like — translation MGAYKYIQELWRKKQSDVMLFLLRVRCWQYRQLSPLHRAPRPTRPDKARRLGYKAKQGYVIYRIHVRSGGRKRPVPKGATYGKPVHHGVNQLKFARSLQSVAEERAGRHCGALRVLNSYWVGEDSTYKFFEVILIDPFHKAIRRNPDTQWITKPVHKHREMRGLTSAGRKSRGLGKGHKFHHTIGGSRCAAWRRRNTLQLHRYR, via the coding sequence ATGGGCGCGTACAAGTACATCCAAGAGCTGTGGCGGAAGAAGCAGTCGGACGTGATGCTCTTTCTGCTGAGGGTCCGCTGCTGGCAGTACCGCCAGCTGTCCCCGCTGCACCGGGCTCCCCGCCCTACCCGGCCCGACAAAGCGCGGAGGCTGGGCTACAAGGCCAAGCAAGGTTACGTCATATACAGGATTCATGTCCGCAGTGGTGGCCGCAAACGCCCGGTGCCCAAGGGTGCGACCTATGGCAAGCCTGTCCATCATGGTGTGAACCAACTAAAGTTTGCCCGAAGCCTTCAGTCTGTTGCTGAGGAGAGAGCTGGACGCCACTGTGGGGCTCTGAGAGTCCTGAATTCTTACTGGGTTGGCGAAGATTCCACATACAAATTTTTTGAGGTTATCCTCATCGATCCATTTCATAAAGCTATCAGAAGAAACCCTGACACCCAATGGATCACCAAACCGGTCCACAAGCACAGAGAGATGCGTGGGCTGACATCTGCAGGCCGCAAGAGCCGTGGCCTTGGAAAGGGCCACAAGTTCCACCACACTATTGGTGGCTCTCGCTGTGCAGCCTGGAGAAGGCGCAACACTCTGCAGCTCCACCGTTACCGCTAA